Proteins encoded by one window of Torulaspora delbrueckii CBS 1146 chromosome 2, complete genome:
- the PHO8 gene encoding alkaline phosphatase PHO8 (similar to Saccharomyces cerevisiae PHO8 (YDR481C); ancestral locus Anc_8.501), whose product MALSKKPEGFLSRNGKPKLRILLSALLVVVALVNVFSEQLAVSFNFESFWSFRKAPKKNVIFFVTDGMGPASLSLSRSFRQYTQDLPIDDVLTLDDHFIGSSRTRSSDSLITDSAAGATAFSCGLKSYNGAIGVDSDKNPCGTLLEGAKLQGYLTGLVVTTRITDATPAAFSAHADYRFQEDLIALHQLGEYPLGRSVDLMLGGGRTNFYPPDADSKYGSHGSRADGRNLIKEAQEDGWQYAGSREEFDQLQNGHNVSLPLLGLFADNDIPFDIDRKDDEYPSLEEEAMTAINALTKATEDSDKGFFLMIEGSRIDHAGHQNDPAAQAREVLAFDRAFKAVIEYVENSDTETIIISTSDHETGGLTIGRQVTPQYPEYIWFPRILEQANHSGEYLTSKFLAFKDSASKKDERSFVKEELFEKGLSIKDYTEDDVDAIISAPDSGRIKDKLNDMVSFRAEIGWTTHGHSAVDVNIYAYANKESTWKTLLHKLQGNHENTEIGQFMADFLEIDFAEVTEKVRDTKHSPKAADVSAQSDLHDEYYHKLN is encoded by the coding sequence ATGGCACTTTCCAAGAAGCCAGAGGGCTTTTTGAGCCGCAACGGAAAGCCTAAGCTAAGAATTTTACTGTCTGCCCTGCTAGTTGTGGTCGCTCTGGTTAATGTGTTTTCTGAACAACTGGCTGtaagcttcaatttcgaGTCATTCTGGTCTTTCAGAAAGGCACCGAAAAAGAATGTGATATTTTTTGTTACTGATGGGATGGGTCCAGCTTCGTTATCATTGAGTAGATCTTTTAGGCAGTACACGCAAGACCTGCCCATTGACGACGTTTTGACCCTAGATGACCATTTCATAGGTTCCTCCCGTACAAGGTCTTCTGACTCTCTAATCACCGACTCTGCAGCTGGTGCCACTGCTTTCTCCTGTGGTTTAAAATCATACAACGGTGCGATTGGTGTCGACTCAGATAAGAACCCATGTGGTACACTGTTGGAGGGGGCCAAACTGCAAGGTTATTTAACTGGTCTAGTGGTTACGACTAGGATTACGGATGCTACACCGGCAGCATTCAGTGCTCATGCGGACTACCGTTTCCAGGAAGATCTTATCGCCTTACATCAACTAGGTGAATATCCATTGGGTCGCTCAGTAGACTTAATGCTAGGTGGTGGTCGTACCAATTTTTACCCCCCTGATGCAGACTCCAAGTACGGTTCCCATGGCTCTCGTGCGGATGGAAGAAACCTGATCAaggaagcacaagaagacGGCTGGCAATACGCTGGTTCTCGTGAAGAATTCGACCAGTTACAAAATGGCCACAATGTCTCATTACCACTTCTAGGTCTTTTCGCAGATAATGACATCCCATTTGATATTGACAGAAAGGATGACGAATATCcatctttggaagaagaagccatgACCGCTATCAACGCATTGACTAAAGCAACTGAGGATTCGGAtaaaggtttcttcttgatgattgaaggatcaagaattgatcatGCAGGTCACCAAAACGATCCAGCGGCTCAGGCAAGAGAAGTGCTGGCTTTTGATCGAGCTTTTAAGGCTGTCATTGAATATGTTGAAAACTCTGACACTGAAACAATTATTATTTCAACTTCTGATCATGAAACCGGAGGATTGACTATCGGAAGACAGGTCACTCCTCAATATCCTGAATACATCTGGTTCCCAAGGATCTTGGAACAGGCGAACCACTCTGGTGAGTACTTAACCAGTAAATTTTTGGCATTCAAGGACAGCGCAAGTAAGAAAGATGAGCGTTCATTTGTGAAGGAAGAGCTCTTCGAAAAAGGTTTGTCCATCAAGGATTATACTGAAGACGATGTTGACGCCATCATCTCGGCGCCAGACTCCGGAAGAATCAAGGATAAGTTAAACGATATGGTCTCTTTCAGAGCAGAAATTGGCTGGACCACACATGGTCATAGCGCCGTTGATGTCAACATTTATGCTTACGCGAACAAGGAGAGCACTTGGAAGACTTTGTTGCATAAATTGCAAGGTAATCATGAAAACACAGAGATTGGCCAGTTCATGGCTGATTTCCTTGAGATTGATTTTGCTGAGGTCACTGAGAAAGTTCGCGACACTAAACATTCGCCTAAAGCAGCCGATGTTAGTGCACAATCTGATCTACACGACGAGTACTATCATAAATTGAACTAA
- the MNN9 gene encoding mannosyltransferase complex subunit MNN9 (similar to Saccharomyces cerevisiae MNN9 (YPL050C); ancestral locus Anc_8.500), with protein MASLQFIFYRLRRNPWLTIAFPLITLVFIYMIFIRNNDSLLGYEGLSITNHKWAHETENTFYFPYASKYKMPKYSYKKKSNWLFNDRVEDIIPEGHIAHYDLNKLHSTAKAALNKEQVLILTPMQTFHEQYWDNLLQLTYPRELIELGFIVPRTQSGDVALAKLEEAVKKVQTDKKNQRFVKVTILRQDSKSFDKLQEKERHALAVQKERRAAMALARNELLFSTIGPHTSWVLWLDADIVEAPPNLIQDMTAHNKPVLAANVYQRYYDEEKKESSIRAYDFNNWAESETGLELASQMAEDEIIVEGYSELATYRPLMAYYYDANGSPGAEMALDGVGGGCTLVQADVHRDGAMFPNFPFYHLIETEGFAKMAKRLNHEVFGLPNYLVYHIEEWND; from the coding sequence ATGGCATCATTACAGTTCATATTCTATCGGCTAAGGAGGAATCCATGGTTAACAATAGCGTTTCCGCTAATAACTTTGGTGTTCATTTACATGATATTCATTAGAAACAATGACTCGCTGTTAGGATATGAGGGACTTTCTATAACGAATCATAAATGGGCACACGAAACTGAAAATACGTTCTATTTCCCATATGCAAGTAAATACAAGATGCCCAAATATTCatacaagaagaaatccAATTGGCTTTTCAATGATCGTGTGGAAGATATCATCCCAGAGGGTCATATTGCTCATTATGATTTAAATAAACTGCATTCCACGGCTAAGGCAGCATTGAACAAGGAACAAGTTTTGATCCTGACACCAATGCAAACTTTCCATGAACAATATTGGGACAATCTGTTACAATTGACATACCCAAGAGAGTTGATCGAGCTAGGATTCATAGTACCAAGAACCCAGTCTGGTGATGTCGCCTTGGCAAAACTGGAAGAGGCTGTCAAAAAAGTACAAACAgataagaagaatcaaagatttgttaAGGTTACAATTTTGAGACAGGATTCCAAGAGTTTTGACAAGCTCCAGGAGAAGGAAAGACACGCTCTGGCAGTGCAGaaggaaagaagagctGCAATGGCTTTGGCAAGAAACGAATTACTTTTCTCTACTATAGGCCCACATACATCTTGGGTGCTATGGCTCGATGCTGATATCGTGGAAGCTCCtccaaatttgattcaaGATATGACAGCGCATAATAAACCAGTCTTGGCTGCTAACGTGTATCAAAGATACTACGAcgaagagaagaaggagagCTCAATTAGAGCATATGATTTCAACAACTGGGCTGAAAGCGAAACTGGGCTGGAGTTAGCCAGCCAAATGGCAGAGGATGAAATCATTGTCGAAGGCTATTCGGAGCTTGCCACATATAGACCTCTCATGGCTTACTATTACGACGCCAACGGATCGCCAGGTGCTGAAATGGCTCTAGATGGTGTCGGTGGTGGATGCACTTTGGTTCAGGCAGATGTTCATAGAGATGGTGCAATGTTCCCTAATTTCCCATTTTATCATTTGATTGAAACGGAAGGTTTCGCCAAGATGGCCAAGAGATTGAACCATGAAGTTTTCGGTCTTCCAAATTACCTAGTTTATCATATAGAAGAATGGAACGATTAA
- the DIG1 gene encoding Dig1p (similar to Saccharomyces cerevisiae DIG2 (YDR480W) and DIG1 (YPL049C); ancestral locus Anc_8.499): MDGEMSEVSAMETTGTRCEKEEDKKSEKLEKLGMLCMSLGLQPSRMTDKMLNTIELSKDIERNQRKEIKKLSSTSPHVEQGEDENENENENENEDKEEGEHSSSVQVEEDGDKQGTDMQLSTLGKSLKRKKIPPPLSISDANSARSSAAGSATSYQFDADNSLARSAPAHIPNFPRSSRSARFEKPSVQYLGKVSTNGPRRNSPIQSTHAYKLKTPYVAQFPRYPVPGPPPPAMTPCAPYYPYMYPGQFPLYQSTPQQPFMPPWQPRSAMPYSSQARYYQDSNPRGKRLRKQDQQRTEKSAARKQDVRASDAEDSSDERPEEQPDGSGNDEDDTESVHLAIEENAMPFPAREPQANILGEIRISENVFSYEFPCNNPSIDKKMFMSICDKVWDESNRLAKDFSP; encoded by the coding sequence ATGGATGGTGAGATGAGTGAGGTGAGTGCGATGGAGACCACCGGGACTAGAtgtgagaaagaagaagataaaaaGAGCGAAAAGTTGGAGAAGTTGGGGATGTTGTGTATGTCGCTGGGGCTGCAACCTAGCAGAATGACTGACAAGATGTTGAATACTATCGAGCTCTCAAAGGATATCGAGAGGAATCAGAggaaagagatcaagaagctATCGTCCACTTCACCTCATGTGGAACAGGGGGAAGACGAGAACGAGAACGAGAACGAGAACGAGAACGAGGATAAAGAAGAGGGAGAGCATAGTAGTTCAGTGCAAGTTGAAGAGGATGGTGATAAACAGGGCACAGATATGCAGTTGAGTACGTTGGGGAAATCACTAAAGAGAAAAAAGATTCCTCCACCTCTGAGTATCTCAGATGCCAATAGTGCTCGTAGCAGTGCTGCTGGTTCAGCTACGTCGTACCAGTTTGACGCCGACAATTCATTGGCAAGGAGTGCTCCAGCACATATACCGAACTTCCCGCGTTCGTCGAGGTCTGCTAGATTCGAAAAGCCTAGCGTTCAGTATCTCGGTAAAGTATCTACAAACGGGCCCAGAAGAAATTCGCCAATTCAGTCTACACATGCGTACAAGTTGAAGACTCCCTATGTAGCCCAGTTTCCCAGGTACCCAGTGCCGGGGCCACCTCCGCCTGCGATGACTCCCTGCGCACCTTATTATCCTTATATGTACCCTGGTCAGTTCCCGCTCTACCAGTCAACACCACAACAACCATTTATGCCCCCCTGGCAACCGAGATCTGCTATGCCATACTCATCGCAGGCTCGTTATTACCAGGACTCCAATCCAAGAGGAAAAAGGCTTAGAAAGCAGGATCAACAGCGGACAGAGAAATCAGCGGCACGTAAGCAAGACGTACGAGCAAGCGATGCAGAGGACTCGTCAGATGAAAGACCGGAAGAACAACCTGACGGTAGTGGTAACGACGAAGATGACACCGAATCTGTGCACCTTGCGATAGAAGAGAATGCGATGCCATTCCCAGCCAGAGAACCTCAAGCAAACATATTGGGTGAAATTCGCATTTCAGAGAACGTCTTTAGCTATGAATTTCCTTGCAATAACCCCAGTATCGACAAGAAGATGTTTATGAGCATATGCGACAAGGTTTGGGACGAATCCAATCGTTTGGCCAAGGATTTCTCGCCATAA